One window from the genome of Phycisphaerae bacterium encodes:
- the fba gene encoding class II fructose-1,6-bisphosphate aldolase encodes MALVGTEKMFKMAYKGGYAIGAFNVNNMEITQGIVDAVAEEKAPLILQISRGARDYAKNSYLNAIINVAVAENPDIPIVTHLDHGDNFETCKQFVDDGFTSVMIDASKLPFEENIRVTRQVVEYAHSHNVSVEAELGQLGGIEEHVVGVSMDDIAKHLTDPEQAIEFVEKSGCDSLAVACGTSHGAYKFKSEPKLAFDIIQKIADKLPGFPLVMHGSSSVLKEFKDLINKYGGKMPDAMGVPEEAISRAAKMAVCKVNIDTDLRMALTAKIRQVFAEKPAEFDPRKYLGPGRDAIKAMVKHKLHVLGCAGKAAECS; translated from the coding sequence ATGGCGTTGGTTGGCACGGAGAAAATGTTTAAGATGGCATATAAGGGCGGCTATGCAATAGGTGCGTTTAATGTAAACAATATGGAAATCACACAGGGTATTGTTGACGCGGTAGCCGAGGAGAAGGCCCCGCTGATTTTGCAGATATCGAGGGGTGCGCGAGATTATGCGAAAAACAGCTACTTGAACGCTATTATCAACGTGGCAGTAGCAGAGAATCCTGATATTCCTATTGTTACACATCTGGACCACGGCGATAATTTCGAGACGTGTAAGCAATTTGTGGATGACGGTTTTACGTCGGTTATGATAGACGCCTCGAAGCTGCCATTCGAAGAGAACATTCGAGTCACCAGACAAGTAGTAGAGTATGCACATAGTCATAACGTGTCAGTAGAGGCAGAGTTGGGTCAGTTAGGCGGAATTGAAGAGCACGTTGTGGGCGTTAGTATGGACGATATTGCCAAACACCTGACGGACCCTGAGCAGGCAATAGAGTTTGTCGAGAAAAGCGGCTGTGACTCGCTGGCGGTAGCGTGCGGGACCAGCCACGGCGCCTATAAGTTCAAAAGTGAGCCGAAGCTGGCCTTCGATATTATACAGAAGATAGCCGATAAGCTGCCCGGATTTCCGTTAGTTATGCACGGTTCAAGCAGTGTGCTAAAGGAATTCAAGGACCTTATCAATAAGTATGGCGGCAAGATGCCTGATGCTATGGGCGTTCCTGAGGAGGCAATAAGCAGGGCGGCGAAGATGGCGGTGTGCAAGGTCAATATCGATACGGATTTGCGAATGGCTCTAACGGCTAAAATCAGGCAGGTTTTTGCGGAGAAGCCCGCAGAGTTTGACCCGCGTAAATACCTTGGCCCAGGCAGGGATGCTATTAAAGCGATGGTTAAGCACAAGCTGCATGTTTTAGGATGTGCCGGCAAAGCGGCGGAGTGCAGTTGA
- a CDS encoding PilT/PilU family type 4a pilus ATPase, translated as MSEQYPASAKVYPTENLGKWSILDMLAYFEEKGAMRVSDLHIKIGVPPVYRIDGELVKFKGLSITEEIAKQLIYPLLSDEKISKLQTQYNVDSSYRLGSLQFRINVFKENDGICAAIRALSLHIPKVEEIGFPNDIWEDIIDRKQGLVLITGITGAGKSTTIASLIDRISEKHACRIITIEDPIEYIYQQKNSIVSQRELGRDVTSFADGLRAILREDPDIIFVGEMRDPETIAMTLMAAETGHLVFSTLHTRDATGTVTRILDYFPPDRQNEVQNQLSLGLAYIISQKLIPKKDGKGRLIAMEILNNKSYACANLIRFGKFEQLYSQMQTKTKSGPDEKMITMEKHMSMLVKENKVNLLEAQKWVNNITTFADAMKRG; from the coding sequence ATGTCTGAACAATATCCCGCTTCGGCAAAAGTCTATCCAACCGAAAACCTTGGCAAATGGAGCATTCTCGATATGCTGGCATACTTCGAGGAAAAAGGCGCTATGAGGGTCTCCGATTTACATATCAAAATCGGCGTCCCGCCCGTATATCGCATTGATGGCGAGCTCGTAAAATTCAAAGGCCTCTCCATAACCGAAGAGATTGCAAAGCAGCTCATTTATCCCCTTTTAAGCGACGAAAAAATAAGCAAGCTCCAGACTCAATACAACGTGGACAGCTCTTACAGACTCGGCTCTCTTCAATTCCGAATAAACGTCTTTAAAGAAAACGACGGCATCTGCGCCGCAATCAGGGCGCTGTCTCTGCACATCCCGAAGGTTGAAGAAATCGGATTTCCTAACGACATCTGGGAGGACATCATCGACCGAAAGCAGGGACTTGTCCTCATCACCGGAATCACAGGCGCAGGAAAATCTACAACCATTGCCTCGCTAATAGACCGAATCAGCGAGAAACATGCCTGCAGAATCATTACCATCGAAGACCCCATAGAGTATATTTACCAGCAAAAAAATTCCATAGTCTCCCAGCGCGAACTTGGAAGGGACGTTACTTCCTTCGCTGATGGTCTAAGAGCAATACTTCGCGAAGACCCCGATATAATATTCGTCGGCGAAATGCGCGACCCCGAAACCATTGCTATGACCCTTATGGCCGCCGAGACAGGTCACCTCGTATTCTCGACACTCCATACAAGAGACGCTACCGGCACCGTAACGCGAATCCTCGATTACTTTCCTCCTGACAGGCAAAACGAAGTGCAGAACCAGCTCTCCCTCGGGCTTGCTTACATTATTAGCCAAAAGCTCATACCAAAAAAAGATGGAAAAGGCCGGCTCATAGCAATGGAAATCCTCAACAACAAAAGCTACGCCTGCGCAAACCTCATCCGATTCGGTAAATTCGAGCAGCTTTATTCACAAATGCAGACAAAAACCAAAAGCGGACCCGATGAAAAAATGATAACGATGGAAAAGCACATGTCGATGCTCGTAAAAGAAAACAAAGTTAACCTCCTTGAAGCTCAAAAATGGGTCAACAATATCACCACCTTTGCCGACGCTATGAAACGAGGCTGA
- a CDS encoding bifunctional methionine sulfoxide reductase B/A protein: MDKSYKKLTAEEERVIVHKGTEMPFSGEYNDYFEKGVYTCKRCGAELFKSESKFKSECGWPSFDEEIKGAVKWQKDADGMRTEAVCAKCGAHLGHIFLGEKITAKNVRYCMNSISMNFVPEQQTEKAIFASGCFWGTEYYFKQAPGVISTTVGYTGGQTDNPTYEQVCTHKTGHAEAVEVEYDPTKTSYEALAKLFFETHDFTQLNRQGPDVGTQYRSEIFYLNEQQRETAERLAGELKKKGYDVKTQITPAGKFWPAEKYHQDYYEKSGASPYCHIYKKIF, encoded by the coding sequence ATGGATAAAAGTTATAAGAAATTAACGGCGGAGGAAGAGCGGGTCATTGTTCACAAAGGGACGGAGATGCCTTTCAGCGGGGAATATAACGACTATTTCGAGAAGGGGGTTTATACGTGCAAGCGGTGCGGGGCGGAGCTGTTCAAGTCGGAATCGAAATTCAAATCCGAGTGCGGCTGGCCGAGCTTCGATGAGGAGATTAAGGGGGCGGTGAAATGGCAGAAGGATGCGGACGGTATGAGAACAGAAGCTGTTTGCGCGAAATGCGGGGCGCATCTGGGGCATATATTTTTGGGTGAAAAGATAACGGCGAAAAATGTTCGCTATTGCATGAATTCCATTTCGATGAATTTTGTGCCGGAGCAGCAGACGGAGAAAGCGATATTTGCATCGGGATGTTTCTGGGGAACGGAATATTATTTCAAACAGGCGCCGGGCGTAATATCCACGACTGTCGGGTACACGGGCGGTCAAACGGACAATCCGACTTACGAACAGGTCTGCACGCACAAGACGGGTCATGCTGAGGCGGTCGAGGTCGAGTACGACCCGACGAAGACGAGTTACGAGGCACTGGCGAAACTGTTTTTTGAGACACACGATTTTACACAGCTCAACCGGCAGGGGCCTGACGTGGGGACACAGTACCGGTCAGAGATTTTCTATTTGAACGAGCAGCAGCGGGAGACCGCCGAGAGGCTGGCAGGAGAACTCAAGAAAAAAGGATATGACGTCAAGACGCAAATAACGCCGGCAGGTAAATTCTGGCCTGCGGAGAAGTATCATCAGGATTACTACGAGAAATCAGGAGCATCTCCATACTGCCATATATATAAGAAGATATTCTAA
- a CDS encoding site-2 protease family protein yields MTDDYSGNEGSTTDNEGQDGQTQERAYEEVFAEIEKQRTQQKSWLTNIFILGFSLLIFFQLGLFSWGLESLITLIGVILIHEMGHLFGMRLFGYKNVQMFFIPFFGAAVSGEKRDVAAYKEAIVSLLGPAPGVIIGCVLLVIFAATGRKDYLNLANMFLFINVFNLLPFYPLDGGRFLYTVLFSRNRYLELCFRIFAALALILVGYALGAWLLAGLGLLNLWVVRIPFKLAKAAKDVKQTESCRTLFACSIAEVDSDTIPPSVGRVIIDKVYELFPPPVGINIVAGHTKQIWERICFRPGGVFSTAGLLVVYFFLFLFPLAALIGSVVVGRSSLVETKMVEYQKPDGSKGLKEQKYFGGKLSSETEVDPESYLYHGKYISYSYADANTVSQEGTWSDGKWDGEWKTYNSQVGLVRVTILDKGNFVSQKEKVDGQWVEKKWEDLPSLYRRVIKKQQEKVSGPKKKRE; encoded by the coding sequence ATGACGGATGATTATTCGGGAAATGAGGGTTCGACAACTGATAATGAGGGACAGGATGGGCAAACCCAGGAACGAGCATACGAGGAAGTTTTCGCTGAGATAGAGAAACAGAGAACGCAACAAAAAAGCTGGTTGACAAATATTTTTATTCTTGGGTTCTCTTTGCTGATATTTTTCCAGCTCGGTCTTTTCAGTTGGGGGCTGGAGAGTTTGATTACGCTGATCGGAGTTATATTAATTCACGAGATGGGACATCTTTTCGGGATGCGTCTGTTCGGCTATAAGAATGTTCAGATGTTTTTCATACCTTTTTTCGGGGCGGCCGTTTCGGGTGAAAAGCGTGACGTAGCCGCTTACAAGGAAGCGATAGTGAGCTTGCTGGGCCCGGCGCCTGGAGTAATCATCGGCTGTGTATTGCTGGTTATTTTTGCAGCGACGGGGCGAAAGGATTATTTAAATTTAGCGAATATGTTTCTTTTTATTAATGTTTTCAATCTTTTGCCTTTTTATCCTTTAGACGGCGGGCGATTTTTGTATACGGTTCTTTTTTCAAGAAACCGGTATCTTGAGTTGTGTTTCAGGATTTTTGCGGCTTTGGCGCTGATTTTAGTAGGGTATGCTTTAGGCGCGTGGCTGCTTGCAGGTTTAGGCCTGCTGAATCTTTGGGTTGTGAGGATTCCGTTTAAACTTGCGAAAGCGGCGAAGGATGTGAAGCAAACGGAGTCCTGCCGCACTTTATTTGCCTGCAGCATCGCGGAAGTTGATTCTGATACTATTCCGCCAAGTGTTGGAAGGGTCATTATCGACAAGGTTTATGAACTATTTCCTCCGCCGGTTGGCATTAATATTGTAGCAGGTCATACCAAGCAGATATGGGAGAGGATTTGTTTCCGGCCGGGCGGGGTATTTTCCACGGCAGGGTTATTGGTTGTGTATTTCTTTCTTTTCTTATTTCCATTGGCGGCGTTAATAGGTTCTGTGGTAGTAGGGCGAAGTAGTTTAGTGGAGACCAAGATGGTTGAGTATCAGAAGCCGGATGGCTCCAAGGGTCTGAAAGAGCAAAAATACTTTGGCGGCAAACTATCATCTGAGACAGAGGTTGACCCTGAAAGCTATCTATACCATGGTAAGTATATATCATATTCATATGCTGATGCGAATACGGTATCACAAGAGGGGACATGGAGTGATGGGAAATGGGATGGTGAGTGGAAAACTTATAACAGCCAAGTAGGATTGGTGCGCGTGACTATTTTAGATAAAGGTAATTTTGTGTCGCAAAAGGAGAAAGTTGACGGCCAATGGGTCGAAAAGAAGTGGGAAGATTTACCTTCCCTATATAGGCGGGTGATAAAGAAACAACAAGAAAAGGTGTCCGGGCCGAAGAAAAAGCGGGAATGA
- a CDS encoding peptide chain release factor-like protein produces MRKKQEELEARMTALGLREADIEEKYVRSSGPGGQNVNKTASCVYLKHAGSGLEVKMQRERSQGLNRYYARKRLCELIEREKLGSKSPAALEAAKIRKQKKRRKRRSNRTGLKGTI; encoded by the coding sequence ATGCGGAAGAAGCAGGAAGAGCTGGAGGCGAGGATGACGGCGCTGGGGCTGCGCGAGGCGGACATAGAGGAAAAATATGTTCGTTCATCTGGGCCGGGCGGGCAAAACGTAAATAAGACAGCGAGCTGCGTTTATCTAAAGCACGCCGGAAGCGGGCTGGAAGTGAAGATGCAGCGGGAACGGTCGCAGGGACTGAATCGGTATTATGCGAGAAAGCGATTGTGTGAGCTGATAGAGCGGGAGAAATTAGGCTCGAAGAGTCCGGCAGCATTAGAGGCTGCGAAGATTCGCAAACAGAAAAAGCGTCGCAAACGCCGAAGCAATAGGACAGGTTTGAAGGGAACAATATGA
- the lepA gene encoding translation elongation factor 4 has protein sequence MGTENIRNFSIVAHIDHGKSTLADRMLELTGTVDTRRKVDQILDAMDLERERGITIKASAVTMRYEHDGKVYMLNLIDTPGHVDFHYEVSRALAACEGALLVVDASQGVQAQTVANAYLAVNAGVELLVVLNKIDMSAAQPELVAEEVEHVFGISRNECFRISAKTGLGVQELLEAVVTLLPPPPDRSNEPTAAMIFDSQPDEYRGIICYVRVFAGTLNVKQKIRLMGSSRTYNVTELGKFTPEMTAVDRLGTGEVGYVIANIRDLHDVQIGDTITDDKTPAEKALPGYVTPIQMVFSDFYPGADTDYPKLREAFEKLALNDSSFTFSPQNSPALGFGFRCGFLGLLHMEIVQERLERESDVDVVQTAPTVSYEVVTSDGCVHRIDSPAELPDQTKINELREPMVKLEIITNTDSIGGIMKLTEARRCRLLQTNYISTTRVMFEYKAPLAEIVYDFYDNLKGISHGYATMDYSFLGFEAADLVKIDILVNKTPVDALSRILHRSVAELRGRKLLVKLRKSIPRHQFEIPLQVAIGGKIIARESIKPYRKDVIAGLYGGDVTRKNKLLDKQKKGKKRMKSVGQVQIPQEAFMSILDTSD, from the coding sequence ATGGGCACGGAAAACATACGTAATTTCTCGATTGTGGCGCACATCGACCACGGCAAGAGCACCCTCGCTGACAGGATGCTCGAGCTGACAGGCACTGTCGACACGCGTCGAAAGGTCGACCAGATTCTCGACGCTATGGACCTTGAGAGAGAGCGCGGCATCACCATCAAGGCTTCAGCCGTAACAATGCGCTACGAGCACGATGGCAAGGTCTATATGCTCAATCTCATCGATACACCGGGGCATGTGGATTTTCATTATGAGGTCTCCCGCGCTCTGGCGGCGTGCGAGGGTGCACTGCTCGTAGTCGATGCCAGCCAGGGTGTGCAGGCGCAGACAGTCGCCAATGCCTATCTGGCGGTGAACGCCGGCGTGGAATTGCTGGTTGTGCTGAACAAAATCGATATGTCCGCGGCCCAGCCCGAATTGGTGGCCGAAGAGGTCGAGCACGTCTTCGGCATCAGCAGGAACGAGTGTTTTCGCATCAGCGCAAAAACAGGACTGGGAGTGCAGGAGCTTTTGGAAGCGGTGGTGACACTCTTGCCCCCGCCGCCCGACAGGAGCAATGAGCCGACGGCCGCGATGATTTTCGACAGTCAGCCCGACGAGTACCGAGGCATAATATGTTACGTGCGGGTCTTTGCGGGAACGCTGAACGTCAAGCAGAAAATTCGGCTGATGGGTAGCTCCAGAACATATAACGTAACCGAGCTTGGCAAGTTTACCCCTGAGATGACAGCTGTGGACCGCTTGGGAACAGGCGAGGTCGGATACGTCATTGCCAATATCCGTGATTTGCACGACGTCCAGATTGGCGACACTATCACCGACGATAAAACCCCTGCCGAAAAAGCCCTGCCGGGATACGTAACTCCTATCCAGATGGTTTTTTCCGATTTCTACCCGGGGGCCGACACTGACTATCCGAAGCTGCGCGAGGCCTTTGAAAAACTGGCCCTGAACGATTCGAGCTTTACGTTCTCCCCGCAGAACAGCCCCGCGCTGGGATTTGGCTTCCGCTGCGGGTTTCTCGGGCTCTTGCATATGGAGATTGTGCAGGAGCGGCTGGAACGGGAAAGCGACGTCGACGTCGTCCAGACCGCCCCGACTGTCAGCTATGAGGTGGTTACCAGCGATGGCTGTGTCCATCGCATCGATTCGCCCGCCGAGCTGCCCGACCAAACAAAGATTAATGAGCTGCGGGAACCGATGGTCAAGCTCGAAATTATCACCAACACAGACAGCATCGGCGGCATAATGAAGCTGACCGAGGCTCGGCGATGTCGCCTCTTGCAGACAAACTACATCAGCACCACCAGGGTTATGTTCGAATACAAGGCGCCGCTCGCGGAAATCGTCTACGATTTTTACGACAACCTCAAGGGAATCAGTCACGGCTATGCGACTATGGATTATTCTTTCCTCGGGTTCGAGGCTGCCGACCTTGTCAAAATCGACATCCTCGTCAATAAGACACCCGTCGACGCCTTGTCCCGGATTCTTCACCGCTCGGTAGCAGAGCTTCGTGGCCGCAAATTGCTCGTCAAGTTGCGTAAGAGCATCCCGAGACATCAGTTCGAGATTCCGCTGCAGGTGGCTATCGGAGGCAAAATAATCGCCCGCGAGTCCATCAAGCCGTACCGCAAGGACGTAATAGCCGGGCTTTACGGCGGTGACGTCACCCGAAAAAATAAGCTGCTTGACAAACAGAAAAAGGGCAAAAAACGCATGAAGTCCGTCGGCCAAGTCCAAATCCCCCAGGAAGCGTTTATGAGCATTCTCGATACCAGCGACTAA
- a CDS encoding right-handed parallel beta-helix repeat-containing protein, translated as MKKLISAFICLFLAIPSQAGTIFVDAGAAGANNGSSWTDAYNYLQDAITAAGSASEIRVAQGIYKPDANSLYPAGTNNRTATFQLKNGVAIYGGFPTAGGNRDPNIYVTSLSGDINVQYNNSDNSYHVVTSSGTNPTTILDGFTITAGNADGSSSMGFGAGMYNSSGSPTVTNCTFSGNSAMSSGGMSNDSSSPTVTNCTFTGNSATYSAGGMYNFYSSSPTLTNCTFTGNSSASKGGGIYNLSSSSPTVTNCTFSDNSAQTGGGMCNRDNSSPTVTNCTFSGNSVTIQGGGMYNFSSSSPTVTNCTFTGNSVSLDGLYGGGMCNLSSSNPTLANCILWGNTAQTGPQLYNEGISSPTVSFSDVQGGWAGISNINADPCFVDADTDDYHLKSAGWSWDAVRNRWAYDDVTSRCIDAGNPGSPLGDELLSVPDDPNNIWGHNLRIDMGAFGGTAEASIPPYDWALLSDITNDGISDYSDIDILSSLWLNTGEQLYADFNRNGIIDLFDFALLAQDWLEQTTWH; from the coding sequence ATGAAAAAGTTGATTTCTGCCTTTATCTGCCTGTTTTTAGCCATTCCTTCTCAGGCAGGGACAATCTTCGTCGATGCCGGCGCCGCCGGTGCAAACAACGGCTCAAGCTGGACCGATGCCTATAACTATCTTCAGGATGCCATTACCGCGGCTGGCTCCGCCTCCGAAATTCGGGTTGCACAAGGCATTTATAAACCCGATGCCAATAGTCTATATCCCGCTGGCACAAATAACCGGACAGCGACCTTCCAGCTCAAAAATGGTGTTGCAATCTACGGCGGCTTCCCAACAGCAGGCGGAAACCGTGACCCTAACATATACGTAACCTCCCTCAGCGGCGATATTAATGTTCAGTATAACAATAGCGACAACAGCTACCACGTCGTTACCAGCTCCGGCACCAATCCCACCACTATCTTGGACGGCTTCACAATCACCGCGGGTAATGCTGATGGCTCGTCCTCAATGGGATTCGGCGCTGGAATGTATAACTCCTCCGGCAGCCCGACAGTAACCAACTGCACATTCAGTGGTAACTCAGCGATGAGTAGCGGCGGGATGTCCAACGATAGCAGCAGCCCAACCGTAACCAACTGCACATTCACAGGCAACTCGGCAACCTACAGCGCCGGCGGAATGTATAATTTCTACTCCAGCAGCCCGACCCTAACCAACTGCACATTTACAGGTAACTCCTCGGCGTCCAAGGGCGGCGGGATATACAACTTATCCTCCAGCAGCCCGACTGTAACCAACTGTACATTCAGTGATAACTCCGCACAAACCGGCGGCGGGATGTGTAATCGTGATAATAGCAGCCCGACTGTAACCAACTGCACTTTCAGCGGCAACTCGGTAACAATCCAGGGCGGCGGAATGTACAATTTCTCCTCCAGCAGTCCGACCGTAACCAACTGTACTTTCACAGGCAACTCGGTCTCCTTGGATGGTCTCTATGGTGGCGGGATGTGCAATTTATCCTCCAGTAACCCGACGTTGGCCAACTGCATTCTCTGGGGTAATACCGCACAAACAGGGCCGCAGTTATATAATGAGGGGATTAGTTCTCCAACCGTTTCTTTTTCTGATGTTCAGGGCGGCTGGGCTGGAATCAGCAATATCAATGCTGACCCCTGTTTTGTTGACGCGGATACTGACGACTATCATTTAAAAAGTGCTGGCTGGAGCTGGGACGCTGTGCGAAATCGCTGGGCCTATGACGATGTCACCAGCCGCTGCATTGACGCCGGCAACCCCGGCTCGCCGCTCGGCGATGAATTGCTCTCCGTCCCAGATGACCCCAACAATATCTGGGGACATAATCTTCGTATCGATATGGGCGCCTTCGGCGGAACAGCAGAAGCATCCATCCCGCCTTACGATTGGGCTCTGTTATCCGACATAACCAATGATGGAATATCTGATTATAGCGACATCGATATACTCTCGTCTTTGTGGCTGAATACTGGTGAGCAGTTGTATGCCGATTTCAATCGCAATGGAATTATCGACCTCTTTGATTTCGCCTTGCTCGCGCAGGATTGGCTCGAACAAACAACCTGGCACTAA